A genomic segment from Bradyrhizobium diazoefficiens USDA 110 encodes:
- a CDS encoding acyltransferase family protein — protein MSTPQQISISERRIDLDWVRILAFGLLIFYHVGMLYVSWGFHIKSVHRLTWLEPVMLFLNPWRLSLLFLVSGVASRFMLGKYRLAAFARARSARLLIPLIFGMLVIVPPQSYLQIVESLGYPEGLVDFYIRHYLAFSSQFCPNPCIVQPTWNHLWFLVYLWIYTMVLVGVLALWPAAADWIGERVAAALAGPWLLLLPCLLFAAWRLFLSPIFPSTHALFGDWYNHADYATAFLIGFLLARENSIWRDIERQRWVALTLAAACFAASALVYAGLFPRSPMLSWFAGSVYGCYQWLAMAAVLGFARRHLTADSPVRRYLTDAIFPYYIVHQTAIIVIAHALRDSGLSAGSEAVIVIAGTALTCLVSYEIARRIAWLRPLFGLRMESRSAAGIARQQPA, from the coding sequence ATGTCAACACCGCAGCAAATTTCGATCTCGGAACGGCGCATCGATCTGGATTGGGTGCGGATTTTAGCCTTCGGGCTGTTGATCTTCTACCACGTCGGCATGCTCTACGTGTCGTGGGGATTTCACATCAAGAGCGTGCATCGGCTGACCTGGCTCGAGCCCGTAATGCTGTTCCTCAATCCCTGGCGGCTGTCGTTGCTGTTCCTGGTCTCCGGGGTAGCCAGCCGCTTCATGCTGGGAAAGTACCGGCTCGCCGCCTTCGCCCGCGCGCGGTCGGCGCGGCTCTTGATTCCGCTGATCTTCGGCATGCTCGTGATCGTGCCGCCGCAATCCTACCTCCAGATCGTCGAGAGCCTCGGCTATCCAGAAGGCCTCGTCGATTTTTACATCCGGCACTACCTCGCGTTCAGCTCGCAATTCTGTCCGAACCCCTGCATCGTACAGCCGACCTGGAACCATCTCTGGTTCTTGGTCTATCTCTGGATCTACACCATGGTCTTGGTCGGCGTGCTGGCGTTGTGGCCGGCAGCCGCGGATTGGATCGGCGAGAGGGTGGCGGCCGCGCTCGCCGGACCATGGCTGCTGTTGCTGCCGTGCCTGCTGTTTGCAGCTTGGCGGCTGTTTCTCTCGCCAATCTTCCCGTCGACCCATGCGCTGTTCGGCGACTGGTACAATCACGCAGACTATGCGACCGCGTTTCTGATCGGCTTCCTGCTCGCGCGCGAGAACAGCATCTGGCGCGACATCGAGCGGCAACGGTGGGTGGCGCTGACGCTTGCAGCCGCCTGCTTCGCCGCCTCCGCCCTCGTTTATGCCGGCTTGTTCCCGCGGTCGCCGATGCTGAGCTGGTTCGCCGGCTCGGTCTATGGCTGCTACCAATGGCTGGCGATGGCGGCGGTGCTCGGCTTTGCCCGACGCCATTTGACGGCCGACAGCCCCGTGCGCCGCTATCTGACCGATGCGATCTTTCCCTATTACATCGTACATCAGACCGCGATTATCGTGATTGCGCACGCGCTGCGGGACAGCGGGCTGTCAGCCGGAAGCGAGGCCGTGATCGTGATTGCCGGTACCGCGCTCACGTGTTTGGTCAGCTACGAGATCGCGCGCCGGATCGCCTGGCTACGGCCGCTGTTCGGATTGCGAATGGAGTCCCGTTCCGCGGCGGGGATTGCGCGGCAACAGCCGGCCTGA
- a CDS encoding cysteine desulfurase family protein, with the protein MPSRVYLDWNATTPLRPEARAAMVAAFDLIGNPSSVHAEGRQARRLVEEARVTLAAAVGALPRNVIFTSAGTEANALALSPGLRGPSGGPVERLLVSAVEHASVLAGGRFPADKVGHIRVTRAGVVDLDHLRALLKDGPPALVSIMAANNETGALQPVAEAARIVHEAGGLLHIDAIQALGKIPFNINAVGADLATFSAHKIGGPKGIGALVVAEGLAGLEPVLRGGGQELNRRAGTENVAGIAGFGAAVKVALQAFPEDAKRMASLRDRLENGIRAIAGATIFSDDTERLPNTILFTAPGLKAETAVIGFDLEGIAVSSGSACSSGKVQPSHVLSAMGFDPAVAQGAVRLSLGWSTEPDDINRALEAWRKLGNTLLRD; encoded by the coding sequence ATGCCAAGCCGCGTCTATCTCGACTGGAATGCGACCACGCCGCTGCGCCCCGAGGCGCGGGCGGCGATGGTCGCTGCCTTCGACCTGATCGGCAATCCGTCCTCGGTTCATGCCGAGGGGCGACAGGCGCGGCGGCTGGTCGAGGAGGCTCGCGTCACGCTTGCCGCGGCGGTGGGGGCGTTGCCGCGGAACGTCATCTTCACCTCCGCCGGAACCGAGGCCAATGCGCTGGCGCTGTCGCCCGGTCTGCGGGGGCCATCCGGCGGCCCTGTCGAGCGGCTTCTGGTCTCCGCCGTTGAGCATGCCTCGGTGCTGGCGGGTGGCCGGTTCCCGGCGGACAAGGTCGGTCATATCAGGGTGACCCGCGCCGGCGTGGTCGATCTCGACCACCTCAGGGCGCTGCTGAAGGACGGCCCGCCGGCCCTGGTCTCCATCATGGCGGCCAACAACGAGACCGGCGCGCTCCAGCCGGTCGCGGAAGCCGCCCGGATCGTTCATGAGGCCGGGGGCCTCCTGCATATCGACGCGATCCAGGCGCTGGGCAAAATTCCGTTCAATATTAATGCGGTAGGTGCGGACCTTGCGACGTTTTCTGCACACAAGATCGGCGGTCCCAAGGGCATCGGGGCGCTGGTCGTGGCCGAAGGGCTCGCGGGCCTGGAGCCGGTGCTGCGCGGCGGCGGGCAGGAGCTGAACCGGCGCGCGGGAACCGAGAATGTCGCGGGCATTGCCGGCTTCGGCGCGGCCGTGAAGGTCGCGCTTCAGGCTTTTCCGGAGGATGCAAAGCGGATGGCAAGCCTCAGAGATCGCTTGGAAAATGGCATCCGGGCGATCGCTGGAGCGACGATCTTCTCTGACGACACCGAGCGGTTGCCAAATACCATCCTGTTCACCGCCCCCGGCCTGAAGGCCGAAACCGCGGTGATCGGCTTCGACCTCGAAGGCATCGCTGTTTCCTCCGGCTCCGCCTGTTCCTCGGGCAAGGTCCAGCCGTCCCACGTGCTGTCCGCCATGGGATTCGATCCAGCCGTGGCCCAGGGAGCGGTGCGCCTCAGTCTGGGCTGGTCTACAGAACCGGACGACATCAATAGGGCGTTAGAGGCTTGGCGAAAGCTCGGTAATACCCTACTTAGAGACTAA
- the sufB gene encoding Fe-S cluster assembly protein SufB produces MPAVQETVERVKRIDVDQYRYGFETLIESDKAPKGLSEETVKFISEKKNEPAWMLQWRLEAYRRWLTMTEPTWARVDYPKIDFQDLYYYSAPKPKKSITSLDEIDPEILKTYEKLGIPLREVAMLEGVEPKVGEEDPARRKIAVDAVFDSVSVATTFKAELKKAGVIFMPISEAIREHPELVQKYLGSVVPTSDNFYATLNSAVFSDGSFVYVPPGVRCPMELSTYFRINERNTGQFERTLIIADKGSYVSYLEGCTAPQRDENQLHAAVVELVAHDDAEIKYSTVQNWYPGNSEGKGGIYNFVTKRGDCRGDRSKISWTQVETGSAITWKYPSCILRGDNSSGEFYSIAISNGFQQVDSGTKMIHLGKNTSSRIISKGIAAGKSQNTYRGLVTAHRKATGARNFTACDSLLIGDKCGAHTVPYIEAKNSSATFEHEATTSKISEDVLFYCIQRGLSQEEAVGLVVNGFVKDVLQQLPMEFAVEAQKLISISLEGSVG; encoded by the coding sequence ATGCCAGCCGTGCAAGAGACGGTCGAGCGCGTGAAGCGCATCGACGTCGATCAGTATCGTTATGGGTTTGAGACCCTGATCGAGTCCGACAAGGCCCCCAAGGGATTGTCGGAAGAGACCGTCAAGTTCATCTCCGAAAAGAAGAACGAACCCGCCTGGATGCTCCAGTGGCGGCTCGAGGCCTATCGGCGCTGGCTGACCATGACCGAGCCGACCTGGGCGCGCGTCGACTATCCCAAGATCGATTTCCAGGACCTCTATTACTATTCGGCGCCGAAGCCGAAGAAGTCGATCACCTCGCTCGACGAGATCGATCCGGAGATCCTGAAGACCTACGAGAAGCTCGGCATTCCCCTGCGGGAAGTCGCCATGCTCGAAGGCGTCGAGCCGAAGGTGGGCGAGGAAGACCCGGCCCGGCGCAAGATCGCGGTCGATGCGGTGTTCGACTCGGTCTCGGTTGCTACCACCTTCAAGGCGGAGCTGAAGAAGGCCGGCGTGATCTTCATGCCGATCTCGGAGGCCATCCGCGAGCATCCCGAACTGGTGCAGAAGTATCTGGGCTCGGTGGTTCCGACCTCCGACAATTTCTACGCGACGCTGAACTCAGCGGTGTTCTCCGACGGCTCGTTTGTCTACGTGCCGCCGGGCGTGCGCTGCCCGATGGAGCTGTCGACCTATTTCCGCATCAACGAGCGCAACACCGGCCAGTTCGAGCGCACGCTGATCATCGCGGACAAGGGCTCTTACGTGTCCTATCTCGAAGGCTGCACCGCGCCGCAGCGCGACGAGAACCAGCTGCACGCCGCCGTGGTCGAGCTCGTCGCGCATGACGACGCCGAGATCAAATATTCGACGGTGCAGAACTGGTATCCCGGCAATTCGGAAGGCAAGGGCGGCATCTACAATTTCGTCACCAAGCGTGGCGACTGCCGCGGCGATCGCTCCAAGATTTCCTGGACCCAGGTCGAGACCGGCTCCGCCATCACCTGGAAGTATCCGAGCTGCATCCTGCGCGGCGACAATTCCAGCGGCGAGTTCTACTCGATCGCGATCTCGAACGGCTTCCAGCAGGTCGATTCGGGCACCAAGATGATCCATCTCGGCAAGAACACGTCGAGCCGCATCATCTCCAAGGGCATCGCGGCGGGCAAATCGCAGAACACCTATCGCGGCCTCGTGACGGCGCATCGCAAAGCGACCGGCGCGCGCAACTTCACCGCCTGCGATTCGCTGCTGATCGGCGACAAATGCGGCGCGCACACCGTGCCGTATATCGAGGCGAAGAACTCCTCGGCGACGTTCGAGCACGAAGCGACGACCTCGAAGATCTCCGAGGACGTGCTGTTCTACTGCATCCAGCGCGGCCTTTCGCAGGAGGAAGCCGTCGGCCTCGTCGTCAACGGCTTCGTCAAGGACGTGCTCCAGCAGCTCCCGATGGAGTTCGCGGTGGAAGCGCAGAAGCTGATCTCGATCTCGCTTGAAGGGTCGGTCGGTTAA
- the sufC gene encoding Fe-S cluster assembly ATPase SufC, which translates to MALLEVKDLQVRVEEREILHGLTLTVNEGEVHAIMGPNGSGKSTLSHVIAGKPGYEVTGGQILFKGEDLLEMAPDERAAKGVFLAFQYPVEIPGVATMTFLRTALNAQRKARGESEYSTPDFLKKVREVSKSLNIPQDMLKRGVNVGFSGGEKKRNEVLQMALFEPSLCILDEMDSGLDIDALRIAADGVNALRAPKRAMVVITHYQRLLNYIVPDFVHVMSKGRVVKSGGKELALELEDSGYAQFEDA; encoded by the coding sequence ATGGCTTTGCTTGAAGTGAAAGACCTGCAGGTTCGTGTCGAGGAGCGTGAGATCCTCCACGGGCTGACGCTGACCGTGAACGAAGGCGAGGTGCACGCGATCATGGGGCCGAACGGCTCCGGCAAGTCGACGCTCTCCCACGTCATCGCCGGCAAGCCCGGTTATGAAGTCACCGGCGGCCAGATCCTGTTCAAGGGCGAGGACCTGCTGGAGATGGCCCCGGACGAGCGCGCCGCGAAGGGCGTGTTTTTGGCGTTCCAGTATCCGGTGGAAATCCCCGGCGTCGCCACCATGACATTCCTGCGCACCGCGCTGAACGCGCAGCGCAAGGCGCGCGGCGAGAGCGAATATTCGACCCCGGACTTCCTGAAGAAGGTCCGCGAAGTCTCGAAGTCGCTGAACATCCCGCAGGACATGCTCAAGCGCGGCGTCAATGTCGGCTTCTCCGGCGGCGAGAAGAAGCGCAACGAGGTGCTTCAGATGGCGCTGTTCGAGCCGAGCCTGTGCATTCTCGACGAGATGGATTCCGGCCTCGACATCGACGCGCTGCGGATTGCGGCCGACGGCGTCAACGCGCTGCGCGCGCCCAAGCGCGCGATGGTCGTCATCACCCATTATCAGCGGCTGCTGAACTACATCGTGCCTGATTTCGTGCACGTGATGTCGAAGGGCCGCGTCGTGAAGAGCGGCGGCAAGGAGCTGGCGCTGGAGCTGGAAGATTCCGGCTACGCCCAGTTCGAGGACGCGTAA
- the sufD gene encoding Fe-S cluster assembly protein SufD, producing MNVAVAKTGNGRAVSDLFASAEGRLPGSPAVVAVRREAFETYERLGLPHRRIEEWKYTDLRALVGEVLPLAAAPDTAALKRAADAVKAHAIEGARKLVLVDGVFAADLSDVKALASEVGFKTLRETLEKDAALLMTASTDAVIALNAALATDGVVLSIADGAQLSAPIQIIHIATAASASAFTRSQVAVGNGARATIIESFVAAGAKAYQVSDAVIVTIGDNADVAHIRLMDDAPDAVNITSQFVTVGANTKVNFFNMTSGAAVSRLQGFITLAGEGSDLAINGVNLLQKTEHGDTTLVVDHAVPNCVSREIFRAVIDDRAHSVFQGRIIVRPDAQKTDGKMMTRALLLSDEAEADNKPELEIFADDVSCGHGATAGALDDSLLFYLKARGLPEKQAQALLIQAFVGEAIEQIADDGLREHVIGIAERWLERRS from the coding sequence ATGAACGTTGCTGTGGCAAAGACCGGAAACGGCCGCGCGGTGAGCGATCTCTTCGCCAGCGCCGAAGGCCGGCTGCCGGGTTCGCCGGCGGTCGTAGCAGTGCGCCGCGAGGCGTTCGAGACCTATGAGCGTCTCGGCCTGCCGCACCGCCGGATCGAGGAATGGAAATACACCGACCTGCGCGCGCTGGTCGGCGAGGTGCTGCCGCTTGCGGCTGCGCCCGATACGGCCGCGCTGAAGCGCGCTGCGGACGCCGTGAAGGCGCACGCGATCGAAGGCGCGCGCAAGCTGGTGCTGGTCGATGGCGTGTTCGCGGCCGACCTTTCCGACGTCAAGGCGCTTGCCTCCGAGGTAGGCTTCAAGACGCTCCGGGAGACGCTGGAGAAGGATGCCGCTCTCCTGATGACGGCGTCCACCGACGCCGTGATCGCGCTGAACGCGGCGCTGGCGACCGACGGCGTCGTGCTGTCAATTGCCGATGGCGCGCAGCTGTCCGCGCCGATCCAGATCATTCATATCGCGACCGCGGCTTCCGCTTCGGCCTTCACCCGCTCGCAGGTCGCGGTCGGGAATGGCGCGCGCGCCACCATCATCGAAAGCTTCGTTGCGGCCGGTGCAAAGGCCTACCAGGTCAGCGACGCCGTGATCGTGACGATCGGCGACAACGCCGACGTCGCGCATATCCGCCTGATGGACGACGCGCCTGACGCGGTGAACATCACCTCGCAATTCGTCACCGTCGGCGCCAACACCAAGGTCAATTTCTTCAACATGACCAGCGGCGCCGCCGTCAGCCGCCTCCAGGGCTTCATCACGCTGGCGGGCGAGGGCAGCGATCTCGCGATCAATGGCGTGAACCTGTTGCAGAAGACCGAGCATGGCGACACCACGCTGGTGGTGGACCATGCCGTGCCGAATTGCGTCAGCCGCGAGATCTTCCGCGCCGTGATCGACGACCGCGCCCATTCGGTGTTCCAGGGCCGCATCATCGTCCGTCCCGACGCGCAGAAGACCGACGGCAAGATGATGACGCGGGCGCTGCTGCTCTCGGACGAAGCCGAGGCCGACAACAAGCCCGAGCTCGAGATCTTTGCCGACGACGTCTCCTGCGGCCACGGCGCCACCGCCGGCGCGCTGGACGACAGCCTGCTGTTCTATCTGAAGGCGCGCGGCCTGCCTGAGAAGCAGGCCCAGGCGCTGCTGATCCAGGCCTTCGTGGGCGAGGCGATCGAGCAGATCGCCGATGACGGCTTGCGCGAGCACGTGATCGGCATTGCCGAGCGCTGGCTGGAGCGGCGGTCATGA
- a CDS encoding cysteine desulfurase, whose amino-acid sequence MSTHPAVRNGSYDVARVRQDFPALAMQVYGKPLVYLDNAASAQKPQVVLDRMTQAYTSEYANVHRGLHYLANAATEAYEGGRTKVAQFINAGRTEEVIFTRNATEAINLVASSWGGPNIKEGDEIVISIMEHHSNIVPWHFLRERQGAVIKWSPVDDEGNFLIEEFEKLLTAKTKLVAITQMSNALGTIVPIKDVVKIAHARGIPVLVDGSQGAVHMPVDVQDLGCDFYVFTGHKVYGPTGIGVLWAKYDHLVAMRPYNGGGEMIREVSRDVVTYGDPPHKFEAGTPAIVEAVGLGAAIDYVNSIGKERIAAHEHDLVTYAQEKLREINSLRLIGTARGKGPVISFELKGAHAHDVATVIDRQGIAVRAGTHCVMPLLERFNVTATCRASFGMYNTREEVDHLAQALLKARDLFA is encoded by the coding sequence ATGAGCACGCATCCGGCAGTCAGGAACGGCTCCTACGACGTCGCCCGCGTCCGCCAGGATTTCCCGGCGCTGGCCATGCAGGTCTACGGCAAACCGCTGGTCTATCTCGACAACGCCGCCTCCGCGCAGAAGCCGCAAGTCGTGCTCGACCGCATGACGCAGGCCTATACGAGCGAATACGCCAACGTGCATCGCGGCCTGCATTACCTCGCCAACGCCGCGACCGAAGCCTATGAGGGCGGCCGCACCAAGGTCGCGCAGTTCATCAACGCCGGCCGCACCGAAGAGGTGATCTTCACCCGCAACGCGACGGAGGCCATCAACCTGGTCGCCTCGTCCTGGGGCGGGCCGAACATCAAAGAGGGCGACGAGATCGTCATCTCGATCATGGAGCACCACTCCAACATCGTGCCCTGGCATTTCCTCAGGGAAAGACAGGGCGCGGTGATCAAATGGTCGCCGGTCGACGACGAGGGCAATTTCCTCATCGAGGAGTTCGAGAAGCTCCTGACGGCGAAGACCAAGCTGGTTGCGATCACGCAGATGTCGAACGCGCTCGGTACCATCGTCCCGATCAAGGACGTCGTGAAGATCGCCCACGCCCGCGGCATCCCCGTGCTGGTCGACGGCAGCCAGGGCGCGGTGCATATGCCCGTCGATGTCCAGGATCTCGGCTGCGACTTCTACGTCTTCACCGGCCACAAGGTCTACGGCCCGACCGGCATCGGCGTGCTCTGGGCCAAGTACGACCATCTCGTCGCGATGCGCCCCTATAACGGCGGCGGCGAGATGATCCGCGAGGTCTCGCGCGATGTCGTCACCTACGGCGATCCCCCGCACAAGTTCGAGGCCGGCACACCCGCGATCGTCGAGGCCGTCGGCCTTGGCGCCGCGATCGACTACGTCAATTCGATCGGCAAGGAGCGCATCGCCGCGCACGAGCACGATCTCGTCACCTACGCCCAGGAGAAGCTGCGCGAGATCAACTCGCTGCGGCTGATCGGCACCGCCCGCGGCAAGGGCCCGGTGATCTCCTTCGAGCTCAAGGGCGCTCATGCCCATGACGTCGCCACCGTGATCGACCGCCAGGGCATCGCGGTGCGCGCCGGCACCCATTGCGTGATGCCGCTTTTAGAGCGGTTCAACGTGACGGCCACATGCCGGGCCTCATTCGGCATGTATAATACGCGGGAAGAAGTCGATCATCTGGCACAGGCGCTTTTGAAGGCGCGGGATTTGTTCGCATGA
- a CDS encoding SUF system Fe-S cluster assembly protein, with the protein MSDTAEIKANPMETRSALPPEETERLTTEIIAGLKTVFDPEIPADIYELGLIYKVEIKDDRSVDVQMTLTTPNCPAAGELPTMVENAVASVPGVGVVDVKVVWEPPWTPERMSDEARLVLNMW; encoded by the coding sequence ATGAGTGACACGGCCGAAATCAAAGCCAATCCGATGGAAACCCGGTCGGCGCTGCCGCCGGAGGAAACCGAGCGGCTGACCACCGAGATCATCGCGGGCCTCAAGACCGTGTTCGATCCGGAGATTCCGGCCGACATCTACGAGCTCGGCCTGATCTACAAGGTCGAGATCAAGGACGACCGTTCCGTCGACGTGCAGATGACCCTGACGACGCCGAACTGCCCGGCCGCCGGCGAGTTGCCGACCATGGTCGAAAATGCGGTCGCCAGCGTCCCCGGCGTGGGCGTGGTCGACGTCAAGGTCGTCTGGGAGCCGCCGTGGACGCCCGAACGCATGAGCGACGAGGCCCGCCTCGTGCTCAACATGTGGTGA
- a CDS encoding TfoX/Sxy family protein, whose product MDREFLIDLFADFGPVTIRKMFSGYGISADGTNFALALRAGLFLRADELTIPDFETEGSKPFQYSTRAKTVTVNSYWELPARLFDDSQELAQWARAALAAAQRAKVKQRPKGKKASKKVAPKKPVARKRPAKKAVRRVGKAKRAHR is encoded by the coding sequence ATGGACCGCGAATTCCTGATCGACCTGTTCGCCGATTTCGGCCCCGTCACCATCCGCAAGATGTTCTCCGGCTACGGCATCTCCGCCGACGGTACCAACTTCGCGCTCGCCCTGCGCGCGGGCCTGTTCCTGCGTGCCGACGAATTGACCATCCCGGACTTCGAGACAGAAGGCTCAAAGCCGTTCCAGTACTCGACCCGCGCCAAGACCGTGACGGTCAACTCCTACTGGGAGCTGCCCGCGCGCTTGTTCGACGATTCCCAGGAGCTTGCGCAATGGGCGAGGGCGGCGCTCGCCGCCGCCCAGCGCGCCAAGGTGAAGCAGCGGCCCAAGGGCAAGAAGGCGTCGAAGAAGGTCGCGCCGAAGAAGCCCGTTGCGAGGAAGCGGCCAGCCAAGAAAGCGGTTCGTAGGGTAGGCAAAGCGAAGCGTGCCCACCGTTGA
- the fabA gene encoding bifunctional 3-hydroxydecanoyl-ACP dehydratase/trans-2-decenoyl-ACP isomerase: MPNPHDFHTPQPSYTREELLRSSEGGYFGPGNAQLPAPPMLMMDRISEISLDGGEFGKGHIVGELDIVPGHWFFDCHFRGDPLMPSSLGLDAMWQMIGYWLGWSGSPGKGRAIGVGEVECTGEITPTVQRVRYEVAMRMVRRGKLVLGIADGRVLADGACVFTAKDMRVGLTKAVE; encoded by the coding sequence TTGCCCAACCCTCATGATTTCCACACGCCGCAACCGTCCTACACCAGGGAGGAGCTGCTGAGGTCGAGCGAAGGCGGCTATTTCGGTCCCGGCAATGCGCAATTGCCGGCACCGCCGATGCTGATGATGGACCGCATCTCCGAGATTAGCCTGGACGGCGGCGAGTTCGGCAAGGGCCATATCGTCGGCGAGCTCGACATTGTACCGGGCCATTGGTTCTTCGACTGCCACTTTCGCGGCGATCCGCTGATGCCGTCCTCTCTCGGGCTCGACGCCATGTGGCAGATGATCGGCTATTGGCTCGGCTGGTCGGGCTCACCGGGCAAAGGCCGCGCCATCGGCGTCGGCGAGGTGGAATGTACGGGCGAGATCACACCGACCGTGCAACGCGTGCGCTACGAGGTCGCCATGCGCATGGTCCGGCGCGGCAAGCTGGTGCTCGGAATTGCCGATGGCCGGGTGCTTGCCGACGGCGCCTGCGTCTTCACAGCCAAGGACATGCGGGTAGGCCTGACCAAGGCGGTGGAGTGA
- a CDS encoding GGDEF domain-containing protein, with amino-acid sequence MVKVLDEHERTMAFAEVALGQIRSLRQTAIPRNYEIWYVYATGYNAPLNKIINETLARHGKLTEADLEQIYETYLSHIKTTDRIDKVGARVIGEIDDVMKVLGDALGMTGSYDASLSGATERLSSAKSREQIKAIVETLVRSTSEMRETNKALEDRLTLSRNEISNLQQSLEAIRAESLTDPLTGLGNRKYFDRMIGMAVQSALASGEPLSLLLFDIDHFKSFNDSYGHLTGDQVLRLVGLSMKQTIKGQDITARYGGEEFAVLLPNTALRQALTVADHIRRAVMAKELKKKSTGEILGRVTISVGVSMLKPGDDTDALIERADACLYAAKRNGRNRVICEADPEFAVETHSRVA; translated from the coding sequence GTGGTCAAGGTGCTTGACGAACACGAACGCACGATGGCGTTCGCCGAGGTGGCGCTCGGTCAGATCCGATCGCTTCGGCAGACGGCAATTCCCCGCAATTACGAGATCTGGTACGTCTACGCGACCGGCTACAACGCACCGCTCAACAAGATCATCAACGAGACGCTGGCCCGCCACGGCAAGCTGACCGAAGCCGATCTCGAGCAGATCTACGAGACCTATCTCTCCCACATCAAGACCACCGACCGCATCGACAAGGTCGGTGCGCGCGTCATCGGCGAGATCGATGACGTGATGAAGGTTCTCGGCGATGCGCTCGGCATGACCGGCTCCTACGACGCCAGCCTGTCGGGCGCGACAGAACGGCTGTCGTCGGCCAAGAGCCGCGAGCAGATCAAGGCGATCGTCGAGACGCTGGTGCGCTCGACCAGCGAGATGCGTGAGACCAACAAGGCGCTGGAAGACCGGCTGACGCTGTCCAGGAACGAGATCAGCAATCTCCAGCAGAGCCTGGAGGCGATCCGTGCCGAGAGCCTGACCGACCCGCTCACGGGCCTCGGCAACCGCAAATATTTCGATCGCATGATCGGCATGGCCGTTCAGAGTGCGCTCGCATCGGGCGAGCCGCTGTCACTGCTGCTGTTCGACATCGACCACTTCAAGTCGTTCAACGATTCCTACGGCCATCTCACCGGCGACCAGGTGCTGCGCCTGGTCGGCCTGTCCATGAAGCAGACCATCAAGGGCCAGGACATCACCGCGCGCTACGGCGGCGAGGAGTTCGCCGTCCTGCTGCCCAACACGGCGCTGCGCCAGGCCCTCACGGTCGCCGATCACATCCGCCGCGCCGTGATGGCGAAGGAGTTGAAGAAGAAGTCCACCGGCGAGATTCTCGGCCGCGTCACCATCTCCGTCGGCGTCTCCATGCTCAAGCCGGGCGACGACACCGACGCGCTGATCGAACGCGCCGATGCCTGCCTCTACGCCGCCAAGCGCAACGGCCGCAACCGCGTGATCTGCGAAGCGGATCCGGAATTTGCCGTTGAGACGCACAGCCGGGTGGCGTGA